Sequence from the Rutidosis leptorrhynchoides isolate AG116_Rl617_1_P2 chromosome 3, CSIRO_AGI_Rlap_v1, whole genome shotgun sequence genome:
aatttactaaAAACTAAGGTTTTTTTAGTGTTCGCTACAGCTGTCAttgaaaaatttaataaaattttaaacccGCCCCATCTGtggtcgggttcaagttccgccactgattgCGGAGGGAGAGTTTTACCGTCCATACTTTCAGATGGGACCAAATTTTTTCCTAAACATCAATAGATGAAAGCGTAAGTGATTAAACCTCTAACGGGTCATCCATAACTAATGtttaaaaaaatacatatatatttgtccACCACAAACAAGTCAAAAATCACATTTCCAATGCGGAGAAATTCATACAAAATGGGCGTGTGGGGGCCAAACGATTAGCGATTTTTGTGCATTTCTCGtctatttctatttttatataatataatttactgtaatataaataaataaaatataatataattcaaCTCTTCTTCGTATAAACAGTGATAAAAAGGATCCAATTTTGATTGGGTCAAAGATGCCGCACAGCTACTAGTTTCATTTTATTCAATCAAATTCTTACATGCTATTTCTGTTCAACTAATCCTCATTCTTATACCTGCTCTATCTCTCTCAATCCTTAAATTCAATTTCTAGGGTTTGTCAACTATCCTTATTTATATATTTCTCTTGTTCCTGATTTTGGTGGTTTCAATTCCAGTATAACGATGATGATCAATAATGTTCATACTAATTCTACGGCATCATCTTCATCCGCTTTAACTTCTGTCAGTTGTTCACGGAATCATGTGAATTTCGATTCGGTTACTATGCGGACATTGAGTTGTGATCGTGGATCACGAAGATGTCTAAATCTCAGATGCGAGGTGCGATCGGATTCTGATTCGATATCGGTTTCGAATTCGTCTAGCATTTCAGCTCTCGAGCTTCTTAAAACCTCTGCTGCTGAAAGTAAGATTTTAGGCATAATTATTTTATGTTAATTTTGGTGATTATTTTGCCTAAAATAATTGTAGGTGCGGCAATTAGGTTTGTCATTGCCTGATTCTGTTATgaacattatattatatatatcatatatatgattGCTGTTTTTTATCTATTGTAAAGGAAATAAGTATATTGTAGCTTGTGCTTAGAAATAATTAATGAAGTCATATGTTAGCAAATGATTTTCTGCATTTTAAGACGTTGATTCTGATATAACTTATGATGCAATTGATAGCCTGATATTGTTTCATGAGATAAATGTTTGTGATGCTTAATATCTAAAATGATTATAGTGCTTTTTTGGGAATACTGGAAACCACTTCGTATAAGGGTTAATTTGATGTCTTTTATATAGCAACTCCCCTCTCGTAAATCGGTAGATGATATAAGAGGCCTGTATGATCTTCATTGAGTACTTTAGTATATGAATTAATTAACTAGATGGTATGATCTTTCTTTCAACTAGTTGTCCTGCTCATTTTTATAGTTATGCAGAGCGTACAAAACTATATGAACAGTTATTTATGTTCTCAAAAACTTACATATTCTACTTTGTGTAGGATATACAAAGGAAAAGAGTGGTATACTGGTGGTTGGGCTTAGTTTTCACACAGCACCGGTTGAAATCCGTGAGAAACTTTCAATTCCAGAGGCTGAATTGCCTCAAGCAATTAATGAATTATGTGAACTAAATCACATAGAAGAAGCCGCTGTTCTTAGCACCTGCAACAGGATGGAGATTTACGCTGTCGCGCTCTCCCAACATCGTGGTGTTAAAGAAATAACTGAATGGATGTCAAAGGTATTAACCAGTAACCAGATACCAGTTTACATACATCGGTTTCTGTATACTGAATGATAAAAGATTAAACCCTGAATTGCACATTCAAAAAATGTAGGTTAGTGGTGTTCCTGTTTCGGATGTTCGCCGACATCAGTTTTTATTGTATGAGAAAGAAGCTACAAAACACTTGTTTGAAGTATCAGCAGGTCTTGATTCCTTAGTTCTTGGAGAAGGTCAAATTCTTTCACAAGTCAAACATGTTGTAAAGGTTGGTCAAGGAGTCACCGGGTTCGACAGAAAGATCAGTGGGCTTTTCAAGCATGCTATTACAGTAGGAAAACGGGTCAGAACCGAGACTAATATCTCTTCTGGGTCGGTTTCGGTCAGTTCAGCTGCAGTAGAACTTGCCCAAATGAAGATTCCTGAACATTCTTATGATTCTGTAAATGTGTTGGTTGTTGGAGCTGGCAAAATGGGAAAACTTGTGATTAAACATTTAATTGCAAAGGGGTGCAAAAAGATGGTTGTTGTGAATCGATCTGAAGATCGAGTCTCGTCCATACGTGAGGAGTTTAACGATGTTGAGATTGTTTATCAACCTTTTTCAGAGTTATTGTCATGTGCTTCAATTGCTGATGTCATCTTCACCTGCACAGCTTCTGAAACATTATTATTCACAAAAGATCAAGTTTCTGCACTCCCCCTTACAATTAGAAAAAGATTGTTTGTTGATATATCTGTTCCAAGGAACGTTGAATCGAGTGTGTCAGATTTGGAAACGAACCGTGTGTTTAATGTGGATGATCTTAAAGAAGTTGTAGAAGCTAACAAAAAGGACCGTCTACGCAAAGCAGCAGAAGCTCAATTAATTATAAGTGATGAAGTGAGAGAATTTGAAGCTTGGAAAGATTCTTTAGAAACGGTGCCGACAATCAAGAAACTTAGGGCGTATGCAGAAAGAATTAGAGCAAGTGAAATGGAAAAGTGTTTAGGAAAAATGGGTACAGATTTATCTAAAAAACATCAGAAAGCTATACATGAGCTTAGTAAGGGGATAGTAAACAAGATACTTCATGGTCCCATGCAACACTTGAGATGTGATGAAACTGAAGGTCGATATTTGAACGATATTATTGAAAATATGCATGCTTTGAATCGGATATTTGGACTGGAGATGGAGATTTCGATCTTAGAAGATAAGATTCGGTCCAAGATTGAGAAGTCCCAGGTATGAGTTGAACCGGTTTTGTTGGAAGTTCATTTATTCATATTTATCTTTCACCAGATCTGGTGATCATTTTGAGCAAATTCATGATTTATTTGTACACTAACATTGTTGATAACCGTCACCAAGTTCATGTTATTATCGGTTATCACAATCAACAACCACTACCTTGTCATGAGTTACCACTGCATCGAGCGGACAATGAAATCCTAATTGAGAGGCTATTATTGAGGATGGAAGAGTGTAATAAGACTGATTTATACTGGTACAATAGTAAAAGTTGTATATTATTCTGTCAAAACTAAATTCAGATGTATGGTAATTTACCTAAGAAAAACAGGTTTGTTTCCTGGTACAAACATGTATAAGCAATATGTCGATTGTAGCATACAATTTTCGTTTTACAAAATATTGCATGCTTCTGTTGTTATTTGTCATAGTTTTTACCTGATATAGAATGCGATATCTTGTATACGTATCACATAAAAGCTTGGTTTCGATCACCGGCCTTCAAAAGTTACATTAGTATAACGGGCCGCGATTCTTGTTCCGTACTAAAGATGTGTAGTTAATGACTAGGGGTGGTgttcgaagaaaaaaaaaagttaatgACTAGGGGTGTTTGGGTTAGCAGTGTTTGGGTCATTCGGATAAATTGTCCAGGTAAATTGGTACGGATTAGTATGAAATTTAGATTCAAATTTCACTAGCATCATATTTTGAGATGGTCAGAGAGAACCGAGAAGTGTCGGAAACGGTAACAAGATAAGTCAGTTAAGTCGTGTACGACTTCTCCATATTGGCTGACGTGAAATTTTTTATCCATTACTCGTTTATTTGCACACATGTACCTTATCACACTAACAAAACAAAAGTACAAGACTAATGAAAAAATCAATCAACTACCCTGGTAGATGGGGTGGTATACAAGTAGTAGATGATGTCATTTGGTATGCATACCTTGAATTTGAATACTCTTGGTTGATTGATGTTTGACTTTTAAGCATCATAGACGGAATTTGTCAACATCCTTGTCCCACAACGTTATTGTCACTCATCATTTCCCCCCCAAAATTTAGCTTCCAATACACTCCGTAAGATTTTTGTTCCCACGAATTTAATTATGGGATTTTGTCTATCTTAATTATGAacaatttaattttaattaattatattatattatgaatTTTCTAAGAGTTTATTATTATAACTGTTTTTCTAACGAGTTACCTCTTATGAAGGAGTACATTGGCCCCCCCCCCAAAGGCGGAGCTTTCTTGGGGCGGGAGGGGGCCCTCGCACCTCCAAAAGTTTAATTAGCTAGTGAAGATTTGTTGCCCTCTGATCTACGGACGTTTGAGCGTTTGAATTAACTAAAACGGAGTCCGTATGTAGGAGATATGACCAAAACAGTGAAGGCTCGCAAAATTTGTGCATTGCCACTGTTTTGGTTATATCTCCTTCAGACAGACTCTGATTTGGTTGATTTAGAAGCTCAAACGCTTGTAACTTAAAGGACTACAAATTTCATTTTGATTCATTGTTACATGAAATTAAGAGCCATTGGTCCGGGGGGAGGCCATTTTCTCTTGGAGATATCACCAACATACTCAAAATTAATATTCTTCACTAAAATCGGTTGGTATTTCGATATAATATGTCATGTTCGGCCCTTCCAAAACAACTGCTTAAGCTCCGCCACTGGCTCCCCCATAACAAGTAAACCTCGAACATCGAGAACCTAGGCGTCACCTCGATGTCGGATAAAGCATCTCTCTTCTGTGAATCCCTAATTAGGTTGATCTGGTTTGCCAATGATTGAACTCGAGACCTGCAACTTCACTTCgagttattataactattaattaatattaaatattattaattattaatcatgTAAGTAACTCAAggggagggggtgaatagttacttaatacgtttttaacaatttttcgattgatcactaaatttaattaactatgatcaaccaattcaactcaaacttgatgtgtgtggtgtttatgttcaaaatgataagtaaagtaatgtaaagaacatagacacaaagatttatagtgattcgggtggatgttaactaatccaccttaatccactccccgattacactaatcgggatttcttgcttcactaagcacttttctccaaacccggtggagatccgatttacaagtcttcaacttctttggtagactataaacctaatctttctaaccctttgaaagaccaactccaacctttaaggaagtagattaatcaacttcctaagtccctttaaggaagtagatcactaagctagcctatgcttctactaattgaagttacaagacttatacaatcagtgatgataatcctaagacaattttaggacatacatcacactaagtaaactcacaagataaacaaatttgattagtaagtttacaacaaccaaattctatatctataagatcatagaatcttctcttgattgatcacatttgagtagtaattaaagcccttgtgatctctggaaataagcctttgaaatgtgcaagagggtcggcttcaaatgctctccaatgcttgctatttatagtgGAATTCAATAACTATCCGTTGTCACACGGTCActggcacggtcgaccgtggttcgaccgtgcgtgcctcagtccaaaatatgtatccgttgtatagccgtttgacccAGATATGGAGAccacattttggaatctttacttcATCTAGCACTTGCAAAATAAactgatattgcacatttctcGTATATTTATCATGacaatatccgtcatttttagtccattcggatacggttttggtTATTATTCGCGATTATTTGGAAGATTATGATCTGAGAGCCGAGAAGTGTTATTTGATTGTTTTATGGTGTTTATGGCGCGTTTACAGCAGTTTCTATGTTATCGGGTGAATTTGGTTGTGATTGAGTCGAGTTATAAGTAAAAATTCATGAGAAATTCGGTGTACAGGGATGCGCGCCGCGCGGAGGACTGCGCACCGCGCAATTGTGCTTCAAAACACATCAGACAGCTTTAAATTCCGAACAACTAAAAAACCTTTggaagtgcgcgccgcgcacttaaATGCGCACCGCGCGAATTAGGTCGTCCTGTTTTGTAACCCTATAAATAGGGAGCAGTTTTTATCATGAGGGGTTATCTTTTTGGCAGCCGAATTTGAGAGCATTAGGGGCGATTTTCAgtcacttttggggaattccaaggtcactCTAACGCTCCAATCATTCCGATTTCAAGGATCAATCTCAGCACTCATCAAGATTTAGGTTGATTCTAAAttatcaaacaatgttttctttAATATTTGTTATTTTGATTCCttttgttgccatggttattggctaagttatttaatgtttgtctagacttataaacctatgtattggatgctacttatcagttattcgtttaatttgtgatgatttgatgtttgaattaaagaactattcttattgaagctagacttttcgattcaattggttgtgtacttgtttgataggacgagagttcattaatttagtgcaaaaatttacaattggtttgtcttaattgattgtttgcttactcggagacgagagtaaattggattcaaaaggctagatgaaataggggtgaattacacacaacgagagttggtgtgattgtgatttgagtcttcatctaagttgaaatatttggtcacagttaggaggtcttaggctacggggaattctgtGTCGTATAATCTTAATTgtagtgtttgcgctggggaattccaggtgaaccgactagataattcacatatgttagataataactggggcttaatctaaatgcatccaatactaggtgtaaaaggtctagacgaacattcgttctcctatttgattacaaatattttattttaatttgtttgttgctttaaagcttaaatcttaaaataccaaaaatattgttcttttcTGTTCTTAGATAAATCAttatttgatttggctaatcgttaaatagccacccaaactattatctcgtaatttccatttcaatagattaacttagtttaatttCATTAGTAGCAACCTTAAttttcacgtttaaactgtccttggaacgaatacggatttaccaacttatactattgcacgattggGTAcattgcccgttagtgtgtagtaatcctttttaaccggtatttcccattataaattatagacgcgatttcacacatcagaaacccaatatcctatacaagtactatatgcattaagtgtgtgaggtttggtcttattgtgtgaaaatgacataacactactccaatgtagtaaacccaacattcttggagaagtgtcttgattgtcattttgggtaatctcagtttggtcaagacttagttagattCATTAATgtatttggttcaatcctaaagactagtcaacatgtcattaacttcctagtttcagttAATCACAAATCATATTCATTTCAAGATTAAATAAAGATTAATTGAAAGATGTCTTTCTAAGTTaaacattaagtgtgtaaagacatcaatgttaagttgtACTTAGACATGTTACATaatttgttacttagacaagaccaaatagattattgaccattattgcttgtgaaccattttacacttaattcattgaagTAAGCGAGTTATTTGAATCCTAGTGTTCTAACTAGTaacacatagcaagcatgttaacAAGTTGGaaaattaatgagtattaaacatattagcaagtagcaagtaatactcacatatagcaagagatagttattctaaaatcaatcatatggatatttgcacaacactatggtttaagctttagcaagcttacttgcaatataacatattgca
This genomic interval carries:
- the LOC139898124 gene encoding glutamyl-tRNA reductase 1, chloroplastic-like, which gives rise to MMINNVHTNSTASSSSALTSVSCSRNHVNFDSVTMRTLSCDRGSRRCLNLRCEVRSDSDSISVSNSSSISALELLKTSAAERYTKEKSGILVVGLSFHTAPVEIREKLSIPEAELPQAINELCELNHIEEAAVLSTCNRMEIYAVALSQHRGVKEITEWMSKVSGVPVSDVRRHQFLLYEKEATKHLFEVSAGLDSLVLGEGQILSQVKHVVKVGQGVTGFDRKISGLFKHAITVGKRVRTETNISSGSVSVSSAAVELAQMKIPEHSYDSVNVLVVGAGKMGKLVIKHLIAKGCKKMVVVNRSEDRVSSIREEFNDVEIVYQPFSELLSCASIADVIFTCTASETLLFTKDQVSALPLTIRKRLFVDISVPRNVESSVSDLETNRVFNVDDLKEVVEANKKDRLRKAAEAQLIISDEVREFEAWKDSLETVPTIKKLRAYAERIRASEMEKCLGKMGTDLSKKHQKAIHELSKGIVNKILHGPMQHLRCDETEGRYLNDIIENMHALNRIFGLEMEISILEDKIRSKIEKSQV